One Caloranaerobacter sp. TR13 genomic region harbors:
- the fdhD gene encoding formate dehydrogenase accessory sulfurtransferase FdhD produces the protein MFSIIRRIDRMDDIKEYKILRLNGQKNRGDTDIIVVEYPFTIFINDEEFVTLLCSPKSLKYLAIGFLHSEGVINKKEDIASISIDKYNGHAYVYTKDKGILARKLYGKRTITTGCGKGTIFYNVMDSFKSKSIEGNISVKKENIIKLVSIFNKKSELFANTGGVHSCALCQEDKIILFEEDIGRHNALDKILGRALLDDIDLKDKMILTSGRISSEILIKVAKRQIPVLISRSAPTSLAIDIARELNITLIGFARGKKMNIYSNFPSLIS, from the coding sequence ATGTTTAGTATAATTAGAAGGATTGATAGAATGGATGATATAAAAGAATATAAAATACTTAGATTGAACGGTCAAAAAAATAGAGGTGATACAGACATAATAGTTGTTGAGTATCCTTTTACTATTTTTATAAATGATGAAGAATTTGTTACGCTTTTATGCAGTCCAAAATCTCTTAAATATCTAGCTATAGGTTTTTTACATTCAGAAGGGGTTATAAATAAAAAGGAAGATATAGCTAGTATTTCAATAGATAAATATAATGGACATGCATATGTTTATACAAAAGACAAAGGTATTTTAGCCAGAAAGCTATATGGTAAGAGAACTATAACTACCGGGTGTGGGAAAGGAACTATATTCTATAATGTTATGGATTCATTTAAAAGTAAAAGTATAGAGGGGAATATATCAGTAAAGAAAGAAAATATTATAAAGTTAGTTAGCATATTTAACAAAAAGTCGGAGCTTTTCGCAAATACTGGTGGAGTTCATAGCTGTGCATTATGTCAAGAAGATAAAATAATATTATTTGAAGAGGATATTGGAAGACATAATGCTTTAGATAAAATTTTAGGTAGAGCTTTATTAGATGATATAGATTTGAAAGATAAAATGATTTTGACTAGCGGTAGAATTTCTTCGGAAATATTGATTAAGGTTGCTAAAAGGCAGATACCGGTACTAATTTCAAGATCAGCTCCAACTAGTTTAGCTATAGATATAGCAAGAGAGCTTAATATTACATTGATCGGTTTTGCGCGAGGTAAAAAAATGAATATCTATTCAAATTTTCCGAGCTTAATATCCTAA
- a CDS encoding extracellular solute-binding protein, translating into MIKNRKITILLSIVLILVLLAGCNTQENQKNTAYSDTIILATTTSTRDSGLLDYLLPKFEDETGIKVKVIAVGTGKALQMGRDGEADVLLVHAKPDEEQFVKEGHGLERHDVMYNDFILVGPKGLKVEFMDKSNDIVAAFKAIAENKYKFISRGDNSGTHKKELKIWKETGIQPGGAWYISAGSGMGYVLKMADEMRGITLTDRATYLNLRDKIDLSILVEKDSKLFNQYGIILVNPNKKDNINLEGAQKFMNWLLSDKAQKLIGEYGKDKFGMPLFVPNGRK; encoded by the coding sequence ATGATTAAGAATAGAAAAATCACTATATTGTTAAGTATAGTATTGATTTTAGTTTTATTGGCAGGGTGTAATACACAAGAAAATCAAAAGAATACAGCATATTCAGATACAATTATATTAGCTACTACAACTAGTACTAGAGATAGTGGGTTATTAGATTACTTATTACCTAAATTTGAAGATGAAACAGGTATTAAAGTAAAAGTAATTGCAGTAGGTACAGGAAAGGCGTTACAAATGGGAAGAGATGGTGAAGCGGATGTATTATTAGTACACGCTAAACCAGATGAGGAACAATTTGTGAAAGAAGGACATGGGCTTGAAAGACATGACGTTATGTATAATGATTTTATTTTAGTAGGACCCAAAGGTCTAAAAGTAGAGTTTATGGATAAATCTAATGATATAGTTGCAGCTTTTAAAGCTATAGCAGAAAACAAGTATAAATTTATTTCAAGAGGAGATAATTCTGGAACACATAAAAAAGAATTAAAAATATGGAAGGAGACAGGTATCCAACCAGGTGGTGCTTGGTATATATCAGCCGGTAGTGGGATGGGTTATGTACTAAAGATGGCTGATGAAATGCGAGGTATTACATTGACAGATAGAGCTACTTATTTAAATCTAAGAGATAAAATAGATCTAAGTATATTAGTAGAGAAAGATAGTAAGCTTTTTAATCAGTATGGTATAATTTTAGTTAATCCAAATAAGAAAGATAATATTAATTTAGAAGGAGCACAAAAGTTTATGAATTGGCTGCTTTCAGATAAAGCACAGAAGTTAATTGGAGAGTACGGTAAAGACAAATTTGGAATGCCTCTATTTGTACCAAATGGCAGAAAATAG
- a CDS encoding ABC transporter permease: MDYILDGVKEAIKLLLSFDREVYQIIFLTIFVSSTSTILSSLITVPIGVFLGIKNFKGKKLFTRILFTLMSIPSVIVGLVVAIILSRKGPLGFLKLLYTPTAMIIAQTLLVTPLILGLTYNLSKLRGKEIEKLGITLGANRIDILVLIIRELKVDILLNVITGFSRAISEIGTVMIVGGNIKGHTRVITTSIAMFNSMGDYSKAIALGIVLLIISFLANNIIYTYTQEE; encoded by the coding sequence ATGGATTATATTTTGGATGGAGTAAAGGAAGCTATAAAACTTTTATTAAGCTTTGACAGAGAAGTATATCAAATAATATTTCTAACAATATTTGTTTCTTCTACCTCTACTATTCTATCTTCATTAATTACTGTTCCAATAGGGGTCTTTTTAGGAATAAAAAATTTTAAGGGTAAAAAATTATTTACAAGAATTCTTTTCACATTAATGAGTATTCCATCAGTTATAGTTGGTCTAGTTGTAGCAATCATTTTATCTAGGAAAGGTCCATTGGGTTTTTTAAAGTTATTATATACTCCTACAGCTATGATAATAGCTCAAACACTATTGGTTACACCACTAATTTTAGGATTAACATATAATTTATCAAAATTAAGAGGTAAGGAAATTGAGAAATTAGGAATTACATTAGGTGCAAATAGAATAGATATATTAGTTCTGATAATAAGGGAGCTAAAAGTAGATATATTACTAAATGTAATTACTGGGTTTTCAAGAGCTATTTCTGAGATTGGTACAGTTATGATAGTTGGAGGTAATATAAAGGGACATACCAGGGTTATTACAACATCTATAGCTATGTTTAATTCCATGGGAGATTACTCGAAAGCTATAGCTTTAGGAATTGTATTATTAATAATTTCATTTTTAGCTAATAATATAATCTACACTTATACTCAGGAGGAGTGA
- a CDS encoding ABC transporter ATP-binding protein, with protein sequence MEVSLYNIKKSYGDKNILNISELKIKKGKVTGLIGQNGVGKTTLLNIVAGLDSDFNGVVKYDGKQLSKSILKEMTIVFQRPKLLARSVYENIEYPLKLRKIPKHKRKKMVNEIMNRFEINYLKDAMATNLSGGESQKVSIARGMVFNPKLLILDEPTSNLDSKSVSIIEKEIVNMKREKGTTVIIVTHDPKQIEKICDEVICLQDGKVFF encoded by the coding sequence ATGGAAGTTTCCTTATATAATATTAAAAAAAGCTATGGTGACAAAAATATTTTAAATATAAGTGAATTAAAAATAAAAAAGGGTAAAGTTACAGGTTTGATTGGACAGAATGGTGTAGGTAAGACTACTTTGCTAAATATAGTAGCTGGTTTAGATAGTGATTTTAATGGTGTAGTGAAATATGATGGTAAACAACTAAGTAAAAGTATTTTGAAAGAAATGACAATAGTTTTTCAAAGACCTAAACTATTAGCTAGAAGTGTATACGAAAACATAGAGTACCCTTTAAAACTTAGAAAAATACCTAAACATAAAAGAAAAAAAATGGTTAATGAAATTATGAATCGGTTTGAAATTAATTATTTAAAAGATGCAATGGCAACTAATTTGTCTGGTGGTGAATCACAAAAAGTATCAATTGCAAGAGGGATGGTATTTAATCCAAAGCTGTTAATACTAGATGAACCAACATCAAATTTAGATAGTAAATCTGTTTCTATTATTGAAAAAGAGATTGTAAACATGAAAAGAGAAAAAGGTACGACAGTGATAATAGTAACTCATGATCCAAAACAAATTGAAAAAATTTGTGATGAAGTAATTTGCTTGCAGGATGGGAAGGTGTTCTTCTAA